Proteins encoded together in one Penicillium digitatum chromosome 1, complete sequence window:
- a CDS encoding Acyl-CoA N-acyltransferase, whose protein sequence is MGPSLKVLLFPWDPNSDIHLKCLVSQRVECNWDQGKVETKWKKQQLKGEKCIYWIVLPSDESQAISPKENEMLQDTATTINAVPRQPTKEKFIPIGHISLDSKNPDAEHIELDLPAVNIFWIKTFYIRRSIQGRGIGRAAMDAVEAMAVQKPLLAEILMLDTVQKDDQKREEFANVTYGGTPKTINQEWYARRGYQLIKTVQDYYQDPDKNGKVWETRTVFMRKDIAGDQ, encoded by the exons ATGGGCCCAAGTTTGAAAGTTCTTTTATTCCCCTGGGATCCCAATTCGGACATTCATCTGAAATGCCTCGTTTCGCAGCGAGTCGAATGCAATTGGGACCAGGGAAAAGTTGAGAcaaaatggaaaaaacaaCAACTCAAAGGCGAGAAGTGTATCTACTGGATT GTTTTGCCATCAGATGAGTCACAAGCGATATCGCCAAAA GAAAACGAAATGCTTCAAGACACAGCGACCACCATCAATGCTGTCCCACGCCAGCCAACAAAGGAAAAATTCATCCCTATTGGCCACATTTCACTGGATTCCAAGAACCCAGATGCAGAGCACATCGAGCTTGATTTGCCCGCCGTGAACATCTTCTGGATAAAGACTTTCTACATTAGACGGTCCATCCAGGGTCGTGGAATTGGGCGAGCTGCAATGGATGCGGTTGAGGCCATGGCAGTTCAAAAGCCACTACTGGCCGAGATATTGATGCTAGACACGGTTCAGAAAGATGAtcagaagagagaagaattTGCGAATGTAACATATGGTGGTACTCCAAAG ACTATAAACCAGGAATGGTATGCTCGTCGGGGCTACCAATTGATCAAGACTGTGCAGGATTATTATCAGGACCCAGATAAGAATGGGAAGGTTTGGGAAACAAGGACGGTTTTTATGAGAAAGGACATTGCAGGTGATCAGTAA